In Spirosoma agri, one DNA window encodes the following:
- a CDS encoding DUF6273 domain-containing protein, with protein MNEELYPSFGPEEQAQIMQVTNRNANNPWFNTAGGPDTADHLFLLSLQEVCQYFGDSQAKLSTKGGQTWLVDDQNNGNRQARYGTDFHGWRLCSPGYYGRTGASITKHGHVYVRGNGVFGQPRDGGGVRPALWLRLED; from the coding sequence CTGAATGAGGAACTCTATCCTTCATTCGGCCCTGAGGAGCAGGCCCAAATTATGCAGGTTACCAACCGGAATGCCAACAACCCGTGGTTCAATACTGCAGGAGGGCCAGACACCGCCGATCACCTATTCTTACTAAGCTTGCAAGAGGTTTGCCAGTATTTTGGCGACAGCCAGGCCAAGCTGAGTACTAAAGGGGGGCAAACTTGGCTTGTTGACGACCAAAATAACGGAAATCGACAAGCTCGCTACGGTACGGACTTCCACGGGTGGCGACTTTGTTCGCCGGGCTATTACGGACGCACGGGTGCCAGTATCACCAAACATGGCCATGTTTATGTGCGTGGCAACGGCGTCTTCGGCCAGCCCAGAGACGGTGGCGGTGTTCGTCCAGCCTTATGGCTACGGCTGGAGGATTAA
- a CDS encoding peroxiredoxin family protein translates to MGFDETTQRWSVKVDANNNLDFADEMTLYPERMAINDPYRYKKAISVQYEVYQQGRIRPMKIPMVLKMYGSQLLYNFPQYAAVFIKQGSKDYNLLVSSGFTRPDFEVSNLIDPSTSLIAQKVAPKDEIVIDDIIKIDGVSYKNKGVDVYNNWLELEPVSSLERPYSLQVGYPFRPFLAKAFASGQLIDLDQYRGQYVYVDFWAPWCKGCVTDIPALKKVYQNVDKKKVVFIGVVKDSPERLANFLAKQPLAWPQIISDSTNNLIESYHIGGLPTSILIDPKGIIIGRNLRPHELSLALNK, encoded by the coding sequence ATGGGGTTTGATGAAACTACCCAAAGATGGTCTGTCAAGGTTGACGCCAATAACAATCTTGACTTCGCCGATGAGATGACCCTCTATCCTGAACGAATGGCTATTAACGATCCCTATCGCTATAAAAAAGCCATTTCAGTTCAGTATGAAGTCTATCAGCAAGGGCGAATTCGACCCATGAAGATACCCATGGTCTTGAAAATGTATGGAAGTCAATTACTCTACAATTTTCCTCAATATGCGGCTGTCTTTATAAAGCAGGGGAGCAAAGACTATAACTTACTGGTATCTTCGGGCTTTACCAGACCCGATTTTGAGGTGTCTAACTTAATCGATCCGTCCACGAGTTTGATCGCGCAAAAGGTTGCCCCCAAAGACGAAATTGTGATAGATGATATTATCAAAATTGATGGAGTAAGCTACAAGAATAAAGGCGTCGATGTCTATAACAATTGGTTAGAGCTAGAGCCTGTCAGCTCATTAGAAAGACCTTATTCATTGCAAGTGGGTTATCCATTCAGACCCTTTCTAGCCAAAGCGTTTGCTAGTGGTCAATTGATTGATTTAGATCAGTATCGAGGCCAATATGTTTATGTTGATTTTTGGGCTCCCTGGTGTAAAGGATGCGTGACCGATATACCTGCCTTGAAGAAGGTGTATCAAAACGTCGACAAGAAAAAGGTAGTTTTCATCGGTGTGGTGAAAGACTCACCCGAGCGTTTAGCTAACTTCCTGGCGAAGCAACCTTTGGCTTGGCCTCAAATTATCTCAGATAGTACGAACAATCTGATTGAGAGCTACCATATTGGGGGTTTGCCTACTTCGATCCTGATTGATCCCAAGGGCATTATTATTGGCAGGAATTTACGGCCCCACGAACTAAGCTTAGCTCTCAATAAGTAG